From the Hugenholtzia roseola DSM 9546 genome, one window contains:
- a CDS encoding sensor histidine kinase yields the protein MIKFFTKNIEKKSSILDSFFYVFFFTVFLFSFPLKGQKNIKLNPEKKLSQYILRNWTTEDGLPSNALTGMIQTRDGYIWLSSYDGVVRFDGVKFEHFYPENSPALRSHVARTLLEDKRGRLWVGLQRGVSFFENGAFHTPQELQHLNHYSIETLYADRQNTIWIGTSASGLYTFNEAGLQRLAGLRLHMRGAISDILEDKEGNIWIASEIGELVKYKNNKFKLVSSPKTTKGIKSLFEDSQGTLWVGGGDRVFCVENDSIFPYKNLKVREIRQFLEDKQGFFWFANDAGLHRYRLDNQTLESLSPIEGLPSNLIRSLMVDRQGYLWLATFRQGFFQLVDGKFTNYSTAEGLPSNIVTAILEKDSLTYWIATESEQLAVWQNGYISPLYLPAFIPEGRTKHLFEDSKKNIWISTDKGVTKIPHRDSTHLSPKTYSVETGFPDDFIQFVFEDSKKRIWIGTQRTGLHLLAGKKVKKIGKRRVLSEVDSLQTFDVDNAIGSDFISSMVETQAGEFVVGSKRGLTFFNQNAEVLRHLTVQEGLPSNIIFTIYEDEAGILWVTTDGGLARIEGKKIIAYDTQMGMVENVAFDVLEDRFGYLWLPCSNGIMRVEKKQLNAIAQGKAKTLDCKRYDRADGMKNNECVGATRALAAHDGTLWFSTFGGITVLNPAALPVNKTPPVVIIEKITTENQDVRISNLLHSFAPTDKRFLFSYTAFDYDDPKTIRFQYKLEPFDAEWVAAGRQRTALYTNLPAGTYTFRVRAMNHSGYASKEESTYTFEVEPRFYETIWFMILMVLLAIFAIWAGYKIRMYRLESRKAELEREVLNRTQEVLIQKQQIEKQKEELLYTVTSLRDTQTQLVQSEKMASLGQLTAGIAHEINNPITFVYAGVDVLQSMIDELMQILNLYEEIYQTPEADLQAAYLTEIQGRKAKINYDEIKSDLVATVEDIRQGAARTAEIVKGLRTFSRLDEADLKMADVHENLEATLVILRPQYKNRVRIQKNYGKLPLIECFPGKLNQVFTNILANAIQAIPDKGDILITTQVVENKQVLIQIQDTGEGMSEEVRQRIFEPFFTTKEVGKGTGLGLSISFSIIQKHNGRIEVESEKGRGTTFIITLPIEQGK from the coding sequence ATGATAAAATTTTTTACAAAAAATATTGAAAAAAAAAGTAGTATTTTAGATAGCTTTTTTTACGTTTTTTTCTTTACCGTTTTTTTATTCTCTTTTCCTTTAAAAGGACAGAAAAATATCAAACTCAATCCCGAAAAGAAACTTTCACAATACATACTAAGAAATTGGACTACGGAAGATGGATTGCCCTCGAATGCACTAACGGGCATGATACAAACACGCGATGGCTACATCTGGCTTTCGAGTTATGATGGCGTGGTGCGTTTTGACGGCGTGAAATTTGAGCATTTTTACCCTGAAAATTCGCCTGCGCTGCGTTCCCATGTGGCGCGGACGCTGCTCGAAGACAAGCGCGGTAGGCTTTGGGTTGGCTTGCAGCGTGGGGTCAGTTTTTTTGAAAATGGAGCGTTTCATACGCCCCAAGAGCTTCAACATCTGAACCATTATAGCATAGAAACCTTGTATGCAGACCGTCAGAACACGATTTGGATAGGGACTTCGGCAAGCGGACTTTATACTTTCAATGAGGCGGGTTTGCAGCGTTTGGCAGGTTTGCGCCTACACATGCGCGGTGCAATTTCGGATATTTTGGAAGACAAAGAGGGCAATATTTGGATAGCTTCCGAAATTGGAGAATTAGTAAAATATAAAAACAATAAATTTAAACTTGTATCCTCACCGAAAACCACAAAAGGGATTAAATCGCTCTTTGAAGACTCACAGGGAACGCTTTGGGTAGGTGGCGGCGATAGGGTTTTTTGTGTAGAAAATGATTCTATTTTTCCATATAAAAATTTAAAGGTTAGGGAAATTCGCCAATTTTTAGAGGACAAACAAGGCTTTTTTTGGTTTGCCAATGATGCAGGTTTGCATCGCTATCGCCTTGATAATCAGACCTTAGAGAGTCTTTCTCCTATTGAGGGGCTGCCTTCAAATCTGATTCGCAGCTTGATGGTGGATAGGCAGGGTTATTTGTGGTTGGCTACCTTCCGACAAGGTTTTTTCCAGCTTGTAGATGGTAAATTTACCAACTATTCCACTGCCGAAGGCTTGCCGTCTAATATCGTAACGGCGATTTTGGAAAAAGATTCGCTCACTTATTGGATTGCGACAGAGAGCGAACAACTTGCCGTTTGGCAAAATGGCTATATTTCGCCTCTCTATCTGCCTGCTTTTATACCCGAAGGACGCACGAAGCACCTTTTTGAAGATAGTAAAAAAAATATATGGATTAGTACCGATAAAGGTGTAACCAAAATTCCACATCGCGATAGCACACACCTAAGCCCTAAGACTTACAGCGTGGAAACAGGCTTTCCCGACGATTTTATTCAATTTGTGTTTGAAGATTCGAAAAAGCGCATCTGGATAGGCACACAGCGCACAGGATTGCACCTTTTGGCAGGCAAGAAAGTTAAAAAAATAGGAAAAAGAAGGGTATTAAGTGAAGTAGATTCTTTACAAACCTTTGATGTGGATAATGCCATTGGGTCGGATTTTATTTCGAGTATGGTAGAAACGCAAGCAGGCGAATTTGTGGTAGGCTCGAAGCGCGGACTTACCTTTTTCAACCAAAATGCGGAGGTATTGCGACATCTAACCGTGCAGGAAGGCTTGCCCAGCAACATTATTTTTACGATTTATGAAGATGAAGCAGGCATTTTATGGGTAACGACAGACGGGGGCTTGGCGCGTATCGAAGGCAAGAAAATTATTGCCTATGATACCCAAATGGGCATGGTGGAAAATGTGGCTTTTGATGTGTTGGAAGATAGGTTTGGCTACCTTTGGTTGCCCTGTAGCAATGGCATTATGCGTGTAGAAAAGAAACAGTTGAACGCAATCGCACAAGGAAAAGCCAAGACGCTCGACTGCAAACGTTATGATAGGGCAGATGGTATGAAAAACAACGAATGTGTGGGCGCAACTCGCGCTTTGGCAGCCCATGATGGCACGCTTTGGTTTTCTACTTTTGGTGGAATTACGGTGCTAAATCCTGCGGCTCTGCCCGTCAATAAAACGCCGCCTGTGGTCATTATCGAGAAAATAACCACTGAAAATCAAGATGTTAGGATTAGCAACTTGCTTCATTCTTTCGCGCCTACTGATAAGCGTTTCCTTTTTTCTTATACGGCTTTTGATTACGACGACCCCAAAACAATTCGTTTTCAGTATAAATTAGAACCCTTTGATGCCGAATGGGTAGCGGCAGGCAGGCAGCGCACAGCCCTTTACACCAATTTGCCCGCAGGCACTTATACCTTTCGCGTTAGGGCAATGAATCATAGCGGCTATGCTTCCAAAGAAGAATCTACTTATACTTTTGAAGTAGAACCCCGTTTTTATGAAACAATTTGGTTTATGATTTTGATGGTTTTGCTTGCTATTTTTGCAATTTGGGCAGGCTACAAAATCAGAATGTACCGTTTAGAAAGCCGAAAGGCAGAATTAGAGCGCGAAGTATTGAATCGTACCCAAGAAGTATTGATACAAAAACAGCAAATTGAAAAACAAAAAGAAGAACTACTTTATACCGTAACTTCTTTGCGTGATACCCAAACGCAATTAGTACAATCTGAAAAAATGGCTTCTTTGGGACAGCTTACGGCAGGCATTGCACATGAGATAAATAATCCGATAACCTTTGTCTATGCAGGCGTAGATGTGCTGCAATCTATGATTGATGAATTAATGCAAATTTTAAACTTGTATGAAGAAATTTATCAGACCCCCGAAGCCGACCTACAAGCGGCATATTTAACAGAGATTCAGGGCAGAAAAGCCAAAATCAATTATGACGAAATTAAGAGCGATTTGGTAGCAACGGTAGAAGACATCAGGCAGGGGGCAGCGCGGACGGCAGAGATTGTCAAGGGGTTGCGTACTTTTTCGCGTTTAGACGAAGCCGATTTAAAGATGGCAGACGTGCATGAAAATTTAGAGGCTACCTTGGTAATTTTACGACCGCAGTATAAAAATAGGGTACGGATTCAGAAAAATTACGGCAAACTTCCCCTAATAGAGTGCTTTCCGGGCAAACTCAATCAGGTCTTTACCAATATTTTAGCCAACGCCATACAAGCCATTCCCGATAAGGGCGACATCTTGATTACGACGCAAGTAGTTGAAAATAAGCAGGTTCTAATTCAAATTCAGGATACAGGCGAGGGCATGAGCGAGGAGGTAAGGCAGCGCATCTTCGAGCCTTTTTTCACCACCAAAGAGGTAGGGAAAGGCACTGGATTGGGACTTTCTATCAGTTTTAGTATCATTCAAAAACATAACGGCAGGATAGAAGTAGAGTCGGAAAAGGGCAGAGGCACTACTTTTATTATCACCCTGCCGATTGAACAAGGAAAATAA
- a CDS encoding DUF6252 family protein produces MDKKIQTHKPSGASPLRFLPLLLCFLGFTSLALNCERRADDVDLVDPEGQITMKVDGLTWFSSEATASVTKDSLNDSTGTGATIATISAVHNDGSSIIIVLPELKLTTYTISPTSFAKITFISTNEEKSGTFSTQLATRARSTVTITAIDYDKQLIRASFDATVQDSLGNIIRLELGRVNKVLSSTPIPPPQIKPYLKGKFQHYNFDAGLNVTYALQDSTFLITGFNTRDSTFARVRVPQMAEVGEYPVDSVLYYFELENRAGQKWGAISGTVKIEKVAINSMQGTFTGRAFSPTDSTFRNVTNGVFGFNF; encoded by the coding sequence ATGGATAAGAAAATACAGACACACAAACCTTCGGGGGCAAGCCCATTGCGTTTTCTTCCGCTCTTACTCTGCTTTCTTGGCTTTACCTCTTTGGCACTCAACTGCGAAAGACGTGCCGACGACGTGGATTTAGTAGACCCAGAGGGTCAGATAACAATGAAAGTAGACGGGCTTACTTGGTTTTCTTCAGAAGCTACCGCCAGCGTAACCAAAGACAGTCTCAATGATAGCACAGGAACAGGGGCAACGATTGCAACCATTTCAGCAGTTCATAACGACGGTTCGTCTATTATAATCGTGCTGCCTGAATTAAAACTGACGACTTACACCATTTCTCCTACGTCCTTTGCCAAAATAACCTTTATTTCTACAAACGAAGAAAAAAGTGGCACTTTTTCTACACAGCTCGCTACACGTGCGCGAAGCACCGTCACCATAACAGCGATAGACTATGATAAACAACTCATACGCGCCTCTTTCGATGCAACCGTACAAGATTCATTAGGAAATATTATACGCCTTGAATTGGGTAGAGTCAATAAAGTCTTGTCTTCTACGCCTATTCCTCCTCCACAGATTAAGCCCTATTTGAAAGGAAAATTCCAACACTACAATTTTGACGCAGGTTTGAATGTAACCTACGCCCTTCAAGATTCGACTTTCCTTATCACAGGTTTTAACACACGCGATTCTACTTTTGCCAGAGTGCGTGTGCCACAAATGGCAGAAGTAGGTGAATATCCTGTAGATAGTGTTTTATATTATTTTGAATTGGAAAATAGAGCAGGACAAAAATGGGGTGCTATTTCGGGTACTGTCAAAATAGAGAAAGTAGCAATAAACTCTATGCAAGGCACTTTTACAGGCAGAGCGTTCAGCCCTACCGATAGCACTTTCCGCAACGTTACAAATGGTGTGTTTGGGTTTAATTTCTAA
- a CDS encoding DUF6913 domain-containing protein, with the protein MQNPLIFLKAKALAYRNRALRKQKQLIYKRNLLHFNQIRTIGIISTCSESLAELTYQLEKMGKKVAVLLLDETQQRSETQNLSYQAVRFDGSVDTTKIEEFINYPFDILYCLNEQSYSPLQEYLLLKSPARCRIGRYQLGKEYLGEILIATTEKPLDLARHGLTFLQNQEVRAEVCV; encoded by the coding sequence ATGCAAAACCCCCTTATTTTTCTCAAAGCCAAAGCCTTAGCTTATCGAAATCGCGCTCTTAGGAAACAAAAGCAGCTTATTTACAAACGTAACTTGCTGCATTTCAACCAAATACGCACGATTGGTATTATTTCTACTTGCTCGGAGAGCTTGGCAGAACTCACCTACCAATTAGAAAAGATGGGCAAAAAAGTAGCGGTTTTGTTGTTAGACGAAACGCAACAACGGAGCGAAACGCAAAACCTTTCCTACCAAGCGGTTCGCTTTGATGGAAGTGTAGATACGACAAAGATAGAAGAATTTATTAACTATCCTTTTGATATTTTGTATTGCTTGAATGAGCAAAGCTATTCGCCTTTGCAGGAATATTTGCTGCTCAAAAGCCCTGCTCGCTGTCGGATAGGTCGTTATCAGTTGGGCAAAGAATACTTGGGTGAAATTTTGATTGCCACTACCGAAAAGCCCTTAGATTTGGCGCGTCATGGGCTGACGTTTCTGCAAAATCAGGAGGTTCGGGCGGAAGTTTGTGTTTAA
- a CDS encoding YqiA/YcfP family alpha/beta fold hydrolase: MTPLSKPCQVLYIHGLDANPSAEKVEILKQYFGEQVFAPQLAYRQNLNTFQDLKSFLEEKMKNNPVPTFIVGSSAGGLMGYWLAKHLGLSALLFNPALAYLSVFQTIDKEIKQILPFWVYLVIGEQDEVITPDSTYDFLQNNENPAYYTIKKIENLGHRIDIETFEKSVKNFISNLKY; this comes from the coding sequence ATGACTCCACTTTCCAAGCCTTGTCAGGTTTTATATATACATGGGTTAGATGCAAATCCCTCTGCTGAAAAAGTTGAAATTTTGAAACAATATTTTGGCGAACAAGTCTTTGCTCCCCAACTTGCGTATCGTCAAAATTTGAATACTTTTCAAGATTTAAAATCTTTTTTAGAAGAAAAAATGAAAAATAACCCAGTTCCCACTTTTATCGTTGGTAGTTCGGCAGGTGGTTTGATGGGATATTGGTTGGCGAAACACTTAGGACTTTCTGCCTTGCTTTTTAATCCTGCATTGGCTTATCTCTCTGTTTTTCAGACGATTGACAAAGAAATAAAACAAATTTTGCCCTTTTGGGTCTATTTGGTTATCGGTGAGCAAGATGAGGTCATTACGCCCGATAGTACCTATGATTTTCTACAAAATAATGAAAATCCTGCTTATTATACAATTAAAAAAATAGAAAATTTAGGGCATAGAATAGACATAGAAACATTTGAAAAAAGTGTAAAAAATTTTATTTCTAATCTAAAATATTAA
- the purD gene encoding phosphoribosylamine--glycine ligase, with product MNILLIGNGGREHAFAWKMAQSPLCTQLYIASGNAGTAEVGSNVSLNVLDFEQVSEFIRQKDIDFVVVGPEQPLVEGIADYLKEVSKKDEKLKNLAILAPSAAGAKLEGSKDFAKAFMKRNGVQTAASETFTAATYQEGINKIEQFGYPIVLKADGLAAGKGVVIVESRSEAEQTLKAMLLEKQFGAASEKVVLEQFLKGIEVSFFVLTDGKDFVLLPEAKDYKRIGEGDTGLNTGGMGAVSPVPFVNEILKEKIMQKIIKPTLDGLKNEQIDFCGFIFFGLMIQEGEPYLLEYNTRMGDPETEVVLPRIESDLVELLYAAAQGKLKDKTLKISDKYATTVMLVSGGYPQEYAVGKPIKGLDKLATDFKTDLIPFQAGTKTDEKGDLVTAGGRVLALTAKGDSLEDALQKSLKAAQIVEFEGKYFRADIGRDLLK from the coding sequence ATGAACATACTTCTTATCGGCAATGGCGGCAGAGAACACGCCTTTGCTTGGAAAATGGCACAAAGTCCGCTTTGTACTCAACTTTATATCGCTTCGGGCAATGCAGGTACGGCAGAGGTGGGCAGCAATGTCAGCCTCAATGTGCTTGATTTTGAACAAGTTAGTGAGTTTATCCGCCAAAAGGACATAGATTTTGTCGTCGTCGGACCCGAACAGCCTTTGGTAGAAGGCATTGCCGATTATTTAAAAGAGGTTTCAAAAAAAGATGAAAAATTAAAAAATTTAGCCATTCTTGCACCTTCGGCAGCAGGCGCGAAATTGGAAGGCAGCAAAGACTTTGCAAAGGCTTTTATGAAAAGAAATGGAGTCCAAACTGCCGCCTCTGAAACCTTTACCGCCGCCACTTATCAAGAAGGTATCAACAAAATAGAACAATTTGGCTATCCTATTGTACTAAAAGCAGACGGCTTGGCAGCAGGAAAAGGCGTAGTGATTGTCGAGTCGCGCAGCGAAGCCGAACAAACCCTCAAAGCCATGTTGTTGGAAAAACAATTTGGCGCAGCCAGCGAAAAAGTAGTATTGGAACAGTTTTTAAAAGGCATAGAAGTTTCGTTTTTTGTCCTCACCGACGGCAAAGATTTTGTTTTGCTACCCGAAGCCAAAGATTACAAACGTATCGGCGAGGGCGACACAGGGCTAAATACAGGCGGCATGGGCGCAGTTTCTCCTGTTCCTTTTGTAAATGAAATTTTGAAAGAAAAAATTATGCAAAAAATCATCAAACCTACCTTAGATGGTTTGAAAAATGAACAAATAGATTTTTGCGGATTTATATTTTTTGGTCTGATGATTCAGGAAGGCGAACCCTACCTTTTGGAATACAATACGCGCATGGGCGACCCCGAAACCGAAGTAGTTTTGCCACGCATAGAAAGCGATTTGGTAGAGCTTCTCTACGCCGCCGCACAGGGAAAATTAAAAGATAAAACCTTGAAAATCAGCGATAAATACGCCACTACGGTTATGCTTGTTTCAGGAGGATACCCACAGGAGTATGCCGTAGGAAAGCCCATCAAAGGTTTGGATAAGCTCGCTACAGACTTCAAAACCGACCTCATTCCCTTTCAGGCAGGCACGAAAACAGACGAAAAAGGCGACTTGGTTACCGCTGGCGGGCGCGTTTTGGCACTAACCGCAAAGGGCGATAGTTTGGAAGATGCTTTACAAAAATCTTTAAAAGCTGCCCAAATAGTTGAATTTGAAGGCAAATATTTTAGAGCCGATATTGGCAGAGATTTGCTTAAATAG
- a CDS encoding TonB-dependent receptor, translating into MKKNTTLTVFSDTLPFTTAQAAASNTNSRPFVIVLLLLFWFIFSANLLAQNINIKGRVLSEKGEALTGATVQLRNTTQGTVSDVQGFFYLSILEKILEKSNYEIEISFVGYQKIVQKIEIEKYKNEDYLLEIRLKEGVTLGEITINAYREYPVTLTEVSRQELEKRNLGQDIPVLLNFTPSVVTTTDAGAGVGYTGMRIRGSDATRTNVTLNGIPLNDAESQGVFWVNMPDFVSSASHIQIQRGVGTSVNGAGAFGATVNIDTEIPNENPYAELANSVGSFQTRKHTLRLGTGKIGKNFAFNGRLSRIKSDGFIDRAFSDLSSYFVSGLYQNQKGTQIRANVFGGKEMTFQAWNGVPEEILRAGNRTYNELSGYDNEIDNYEQQHYQFIIDQKISPQFFLNTAFHYTKGRGYFEQFREKDELSRYNMPDLAIGDSLITESDLVRRRWLDNDFYGIVFNLNYQSKAVKNHSPNLHLIVGGGWNRYEGKHFGEVIWAEFSPASKIRHRYYDNDATKTDANLYLKANYQILTDLFLFADLQLRQIDYDFLGFDNDLRNVTQNAKLAFFNPKFGLTYDWKKNRFYASFARAHREPNRNDFTESSPESRPQAERLDNVEIGWQRNFGKLSLAANYFLMQYKDQLVLTGRVNDVGAYTRQNVKNSYRTGIEIVSNYDISKQFSWQGNLTWSSNKIRNFIEFLDDYDNGGQVEISYGDTDIAFSPTWVGASQLSYTPIKGFQISWLAKYVSEQYLDNTSSDSRKIEAFLINDLQMSYQFSWGSLKNIELNFMLNNLLNVEYENNGYTFGYLSEGQMVRQNYYYPQAGRNFLLGLRLSF; encoded by the coding sequence ATGAAGAAAAACACTACCCTTACCGTTTTTTCAGACACTCTGCCCTTCACGACTGCACAGGCGGCTGCTTCGAATACAAATTCGCGCCCTTTTGTTATTGTCTTATTATTGCTATTTTGGTTTATATTTTCAGCTAATTTATTAGCTCAAAATATAAACATAAAAGGCAGAGTTTTGTCCGAAAAAGGCGAAGCCCTGACAGGTGCTACCGTTCAGTTGAGAAACACGACGCAAGGTACAGTTTCTGATGTACAAGGATTTTTCTATTTGTCTATTTTAGAAAAAATACTTGAAAAATCAAACTACGAAATAGAAATTAGTTTTGTGGGCTATCAAAAAATAGTACAAAAAATAGAAATAGAAAAGTATAAAAATGAAGACTATTTACTCGAAATACGCTTAAAAGAAGGAGTTACTTTGGGCGAAATTACCATCAATGCTTATCGCGAGTACCCCGTAACCCTTACAGAGGTGAGCAGGCAGGAATTGGAAAAAAGAAATTTAGGACAAGATATACCCGTTTTACTAAATTTTACGCCTTCTGTCGTAACTACTACTGATGCAGGTGCAGGGGTGGGCTATACAGGCATGCGCATTAGGGGCAGCGACGCAACGCGCACCAACGTAACTTTAAACGGTATTCCGCTCAATGATGCTGAATCTCAGGGAGTTTTTTGGGTCAATATGCCTGATTTTGTGAGTTCTGCCTCTCATATCCAAATTCAAAGAGGGGTAGGGACTTCGGTAAATGGGGCAGGCGCATTTGGGGCTACTGTTAATATAGATACTGAAATTCCGAATGAAAATCCCTATGCCGAACTCGCCAATTCGGTTGGCTCTTTTCAAACGCGCAAGCACACTTTGCGCTTGGGTACAGGTAAAATAGGCAAAAACTTTGCCTTCAATGGGCGACTTTCGCGTATCAAATCAGACGGCTTTATAGACCGTGCTTTTTCAGATTTGTCGTCTTATTTTGTATCAGGTTTATATCAAAATCAGAAAGGAACGCAAATTAGGGCAAATGTTTTTGGTGGAAAAGAAATGACTTTTCAGGCTTGGAATGGCGTTCCCGAAGAAATTTTAAGAGCAGGCAATCGCACCTACAACGAACTTTCGGGCTATGATAATGAGATTGATAATTACGAGCAGCAACACTATCAATTTATCATAGACCAAAAAATCAGTCCACAATTCTTTCTCAATACTGCTTTTCATTATACCAAAGGCAGAGGTTATTTTGAACAATTTAGAGAAAAAGATGAACTTTCACGCTATAACATGCCTGACCTTGCTATCGGCGATAGCCTGATTACAGAGAGCGATTTGGTGCGCCGCCGCTGGTTGGACAATGATTTTTATGGCATTGTTTTTAACCTCAACTACCAAAGTAAGGCGGTTAAAAACCACAGTCCGAACTTGCATTTGATAGTGGGAGGAGGCTGGAATCGCTATGAAGGAAAGCACTTTGGCGAAGTCATTTGGGCAGAATTTTCGCCTGCTTCTAAAATTAGACATCGCTATTACGATAATGATGCTACTAAAACAGATGCGAATTTATATTTAAAAGCTAACTATCAAATTTTAACAGATTTGTTTCTTTTTGCTGATTTGCAGCTTCGCCAAATCGATTACGACTTTTTAGGTTTCGATAATGATTTGAGAAATGTAACGCAAAATGCAAAACTTGCTTTTTTTAATCCTAAATTTGGGCTTACTTATGATTGGAAAAAAAATCGTTTCTATGCTTCTTTCGCTCGCGCCCATCGTGAGCCAAACCGCAATGATTTTACAGAATCTTCGCCAGAGAGCCGTCCGCAGGCAGAGCGTTTGGACAACGTAGAAATTGGGTGGCAGCGCAATTTTGGTAAATTGTCTTTGGCAGCCAATTATTTTTTGATGCAATACAAAGACCAATTAGTCTTGACGGGGCGAGTCAATGACGTGGGAGCTTATACGCGCCAAAATGTGAAAAACAGTTACAGAACTGGAATAGAAATTGTATCAAATTATGATATTTCTAAACAGTTTAGTTGGCAGGGAAATTTGACTTGGAGCAGCAATAAAATTCGCAATTTTATAGAATTTTTAGATGATTATGACAATGGTGGTCAGGTCGAGATAAGTTATGGCGACACCGACATTGCCTTTTCACCTACTTGGGTTGGGGCTTCCCAATTAAGCTATACTCCTATCAAAGGCTTTCAAATCAGTTGGTTGGCTAAATATGTTAGCGAACAATATTTAGATAATACTTCTTCGGATAGCAGAAAAATAGAGGCTTTTCTGATAAATGATTTGCAGATGAGCTATCAATTTTCTTGGGGAAGCCTTAAAAATATTGAGCTAAATTTTATGCTTAATAATTTACTCAATGTAGAGTATGAAAACAATGGCTACACCTTTGGCTATCTTTCCGAAGGTCAGATGGTAAGGCAAAATTATTATTATCCGCAAGCAGGTAGAAACTTTTTATTAGGCTTGCGCCTAAGTTTTTAG